Proteins from a single region of Bacillota bacterium:
- the whiA gene encoding DNA-binding protein WhiA: MTFSQNVKSEICESKRFDNDCCRKAQLYGILFFSNIFSFTRFKLSTESVAVAKRIAALADAVCDSTLNITAAGVCESDQLYTVTAEDKDAERLFLDMGYGKETVSLRLNRANFECDSCIGAFISGAYLACGSITAPEKSYHLEFAGTHKSRADALHGLIEECDVTSNLIVRKSNYVVYMKDSESIEDMLNIMGAQNAAFDVMNVKIYKDIRNRINRAANCETANLAKALSAAAEQVAAIRKLQIRGLFDDLPENLRAAAQLRLENPDAPLAELVGMSDAPITKSGLNHRLKKLMELSK; encoded by the coding sequence ATGACATTTTCTCAAAACGTAAAATCCGAAATATGCGAGAGCAAGCGCTTTGATAATGACTGTTGCAGAAAAGCACAGCTTTACGGCATACTTTTCTTTTCAAATATATTTTCGTTTACACGCTTTAAACTGAGCACCGAGAGCGTCGCTGTTGCCAAGAGGATAGCGGCGCTTGCAGACGCTGTGTGTGATTCGACTTTGAATATCACTGCGGCAGGAGTATGTGAAAGCGATCAGCTTTACACTGTTACTGCTGAGGATAAAGACGCTGAGCGTCTTTTTTTGGATATGGGATACGGAAAAGAAACGGTTTCTCTGCGCCTCAACAGGGCAAATTTCGAATGTGACAGCTGCATCGGCGCATTCATTTCGGGTGCATACCTTGCCTGCGGCAGTATAACAGCTCCGGAAAAATCCTATCACCTTGAATTTGCCGGAACTCATAAAAGCCGGGCAGACGCCCTGCACGGGCTGATAGAGGAATGTGATGTCACATCAAACCTTATTGTCCGCAAATCAAACTATGTTGTATACATGAAAGACAGCGAGAGCATCGAAGATATGCTTAATATAATGGGCGCGCAGAATGCGGCGTTCGACGTTATGAACGTTAAGATATACAAAGATATAAGAAACCGCATTAACCGCGCCGCAAATTGTGAGACTGCAAACCTCGCAAAGGCGCTTTCAGCAGCGGCAGAGCAGGTTGCGGCAATACGAAAGCTGCAAATAAGGGGACTTTTTGATGATCTGCCCGAGAATTTGAGGGCTGCGGCACAGTTAAGGCTCGAAAACCCCGACGCTCCGCTTGCCGAGCTTGTCGGCATGAGCGATGCTCCGATAACAAAATCGGGGCTCAACCATAGGCTTAAAAAGCTTATGGAACTTTCAAAGTAA
- the rapZ gene encoding RNase adapter RapZ has protein sequence MEFIIVSGMSGAGKTRAVAALEDIGFYCVDNMPPALIPRFAEICFQSGGKISKVAFVTDARGANMLDKFFEGLDELKKSGFEYKILFLEASDETLIKRYKETRRKHPLADMYGGSVYAAINAERELLAGIKKQATYILDTSKINSQQLKEYLCEIFSKDTKHSMIITVQSFGFKYGAPADADLVFDVRCFPNPFYIDELKNKTGLDKEVRDYVFGFPETNIFVDKLCDMISFLIPLYMEEGKTSLTIAIGCTGGKHRSTCIAEKLNKYINDNVTYSVITHRDIAK, from the coding sequence ATGGAGTTTATTATTGTTTCCGGAATGTCCGGCGCAGGCAAGACGAGAGCCGTTGCGGCGCTTGAGGATATAGGTTTTTACTGCGTCGATAATATGCCTCCCGCGCTTATTCCGAGATTCGCGGAGATTTGCTTTCAGTCAGGCGGCAAAATATCAAAGGTCGCGTTTGTCACTGATGCGCGTGGTGCAAATATGCTCGATAAATTCTTCGAGGGGCTTGACGAGCTTAAGAAATCCGGTTTTGAATATAAGATCCTGTTCCTTGAGGCATCGGATGAGACACTTATCAAGCGCTATAAGGAAACACGCCGCAAGCATCCGCTTGCAGACATGTACGGCGGCTCTGTCTATGCCGCTATAAACGCCGAAAGAGAGCTGCTTGCCGGAATCAAGAAACAGGCGACATATATACTTGATACATCTAAGATCAATTCACAGCAGCTTAAAGAATACCTATGCGAAATATTTTCAAAAGACACAAAGCACAGCATGATCATCACCGTGCAGTCCTTCGGGTTCAAATACGGCGCACCCGCAGACGCTGACCTTGTTTTTGATGTGCGCTGTTTTCCAAACCCGTTCTATATCGACGAGCTTAAGAACAAGACGGGGCTGGATAAAGAGGTTCGGGATTATGTGTTCGGTTTTCCTGAGACAAACATATTTGTAGACAAGCTTTGCGATATGATCAGCTTTTTGATACCTTTGTATATGGAAGAGGGCAAGACGTCGCTAACAATCGCAATAGGCTGTACAGGCGGCAAACATCGTTCCACCTGTATTGCCGAAAAACTTAATAAATATATCAACGACAATGTAACATACAGCGTTATCACACACAGGGATATTGCAAAATGA
- the murB gene encoding UDP-N-acetylmuramate dehydrogenase codes for MEKSILKDLEASNACFKIAVDEPMSNHTTFKIGGPASILVTPLGMYGLADVVTLCRQKSVPYLVIGNGSNLLVSDSGLDMVVIKTTEGLGEVRVDRDRQLVSSESGASLARLAVAAKEAALSGIEYLYGIPGSVGGAVFMNAGAYGGETADVLVKTEYLDADGDVKELRHDQHDFAYRHSVFMDNGNIILRSWFQLETGDTSMIRGRMEEMMQSRRDKQPLEFPSAGSVFKRPEGFFTGRLIEDSGLKGFSIGGAQVSEKHAGFIINKGGATCDDVRRLVNHIQETVFKNFNVKLECEIKYIG; via the coding sequence ATGGAAAAAAGCATACTTAAAGACCTTGAAGCATCGAATGCCTGTTTCAAGATCGCTGTAGACGAGCCGATGAGCAATCATACGACATTCAAAATCGGCGGTCCTGCGTCAATTCTCGTAACGCCTTTGGGAATGTACGGCCTTGCGGATGTTGTCACCCTCTGCCGCCAAAAAAGCGTTCCTTATTTAGTGATAGGAAACGGAAGCAACCTGCTTGTCAGCGACAGCGGTCTTGATATGGTAGTAATAAAAACCACTGAGGGGCTCGGCGAGGTCAGGGTTGACAGGGATAGACAGCTTGTTTCATCTGAAAGCGGCGCAAGCCTTGCACGGCTTGCCGTTGCCGCAAAAGAGGCGGCGCTGTCCGGCATCGAATATCTCTATGGTATTCCGGGTTCGGTTGGCGGCGCTGTGTTCATGAATGCCGGCGCTTACGGCGGAGAAACTGCCGACGTGCTTGTTAAAACTGAGTATCTCGACGCTGACGGTGACGTTAAGGAACTGCGTCATGACCAGCATGACTTTGCCTATCGTCACAGCGTGTTTATGGATAACGGAAATATAATCCTCCGCTCATGGTTCCAGCTTGAAACCGGCGACACATCCATGATACGCGGCAGGATGGAAGAAATGATGCAAAGCCGCCGCGATAAACAGCCGCTCGAGTTTCCGAGCGCGGGTTCGGTTTTCAAGCGCCCCGAAGGATTTTTCACAGGCAGGCTCATTGAGGACAGCGGACTAAAAGGATTTAGCATCGGGGGTGCGCAGGTCAGCGAAAAGCACGCCGGATTCATCATAAATAAAGGCGGGGCGACCTGCGACGATGTCCGGCGTTTGGTAAATCATATTCAGGAAACTGTTTTTAAGAATTTTAATGTAAAACTTGAATGTGAGATAAAATATATAGGTTAG